Proteins from a genomic interval of Melospiza georgiana isolate bMelGeo1 chromosome 20, bMelGeo1.pri, whole genome shotgun sequence:
- the GPR107 gene encoding protein GPR107 isoform X3 has product MAARGAGAVLGLLLLLLLRAGPARARVHHLTLKDDVRQKVHLNTFGFFKDGFMSVNVSNLSLNPEPGPDEKDSLLVGFSLDRTRNDGFSTYLDEEVDYCILNKTPEPDVSVVILLLDIQHEVVKVQFSSKAASLLPKIVFVSEENGTALNTKLLKTSELSSDSDTSPQKTSENTGNEDKESKQSTTSSKDMIEQQHPVRHVQGIFSFQFYFNISSDKQEGLYSLYFHKCVREKGPANDQQLFSLDIDVTEKNPESYLSAGEIPLPKLYISMALFFFLSGTVWIHILRKRRNDVFKIHWLMAALPFTKSLSLVFHAIDYHYISSQGFPIEGWAVVYYITHLLKGALLFITIALIGTGWAFIKHILSDKDKKIFMIVIPLQVLANVAYIIMESTEEGTTEYGLWKEILFLVDLLCCGAILFPVVWSIRHLQEASATDGKAAINLAKLKLFRHYYVMIVCYIYFTRIIAILIKIAVPFQWKWLYQLLDEMATLVFFVLTGYKFRPASDNPYLQLSQDDEDDLEMEAV; this is encoded by the exons GATGATGTGAGGCAGAAAGTGCACCTGAATACCTTTGGTTTCTTCAAGGATGGTTTCATGAGTGTGAATGTCAGCAACCTTTCCCTGAATCCAGAACCAGGCCCTGATGAGAAGGACAGTTTATTA GTGGGGTTCAGCTTGGACCGAACAAGGAATGATGGTTTCTCCACTTACCTG GATGAAGAAGTGGATTATTGTATCTTGAACAAGACTCCAGAGCCAGATGTCTCTGTTGTAATTTTACTTCTGGACATCCAACATGAAGT TGTGAAAGTACAGTTCTCTTCAAAAGCTGCTTCTTTGTTACCTAAAATTGTATTTGTATCTGAGGAAAATGGTACTGCCTTAAATACCAAGCTGCTAAAAACTTCTGAACTGAGCAGTGATTCTGATACAAGTCCTCAAAAGACCAGTGAAAATACAGGTAATGAAG ATAAGGAGTCCAAACAAAGTACAACATCCTCCAAG gaCATGATAGAACAACAACATCCTGTACGCCATgtccaaggaattttttcatttcag TTCTATTTTAACATCAGCTCGGACAAACAAGAAGGTCTCTACAGCCTGTATTTCCATAAGTGTGTTCGTGAGAAAGGGCCAGCTAATGATCAGCAGCTGTTTAGTCTTGAT ATAGATGTTACGGAAAAGAATCCTGAAAGCTACCTCTCAGCAGGTGAAATCCCACTGCCAAAACTTTACATTTCCATGgctctcttctttttcctgtctGGGACTGTATGGATCCACATACTTCGGAAACGCAG aaATGATGTCTTTAAGATCCACTGGCTCATGGCAGCCCTTCCTTTCACCAAATCATTGTCCTTGGTCTTCCACGCG ATCGACTATCACTACATCTCTTCTCAGGGATTCCCCATCGAGGGCTGGGCTGTTGTTTATTACATCACTCACCT ACTGAAGGGAGCTCTTCTGTTCATCACTATTGCCCTCATTGGCACAGGCTGGGCTTTCATTAAACACATCCTGTCagataaagacaaaaaaattttCATGATTGTCATCCCACTTCAG GTGCTGGCAAACGTGGCCTACATTATCATGGAGTCAACAGAGGAGGGGACAACTGAGTATGGACTGTGGAAAGAAATCCTTTTCTTGGTGGACTTGCTGTGCTGTGGAGCCATCCTGTTCCCAGTGGTATG gtCAATAAGACATTTGCAAGAGGCTTCAGCAACAGATGGGAAAG CTGCCATTAACCTAGCAAAGCTGAAGCTCTTCAGACATTACTATGTCATG atTGTGTGTTACATTTACTTCACACGGATCATTGCAATTCTCATAAAGATTGCTGTTCCATTCCAGTGGAAATGGCTGTACCAG CTGCTGGATGAAATGGCCACTCTGGTGTTCTTTGTCCTCACTGGGTACAAGTTCCGTCCTGCATCAGACAACCCTTACCTACAGCTCTCTCAGGATGATGAGGATGACTTGGAGATGGAAGCTGTGTAA